Proteins encoded within one genomic window of Bacteroidales bacterium:
- a CDS encoding DUF1080 domain-containing protein yields TANIYKDLEDYQYHGSVYGVIPAKRGYLKPVGEWNEQEVFIRGNNIRVTLNGHTIVKGNLKEAAEGGTPDGREHPGLERDKGHIGFMGHGSVVSFRNIRVKSLD; encoded by the coding sequence ATACAGCCAATATCTACAAAGATCTGGAGGACTATCAGTATCATGGCTCTGTTTACGGGGTAATCCCGGCCAAAAGAGGATATCTGAAGCCTGTGGGTGAGTGGAATGAACAGGAAGTATTTATTCGGGGAAACAACATCCGGGTTACACTGAACGGTCATACCATTGTGAAGGGCAACCTGAAGGAGGCTGCTGAAGGCGGGACACCAGACGGACGGGAGCATCCCGGGCTGGAACGTGACAAAGGACATATCGGTTTTATGGGACACGGATCGGTGGTAAGCTTTCGGAACATCCGGGTTAAAAGCCTGGATTAA